A genomic window from Burkholderiales bacterium includes:
- a CDS encoding glycine--tRNA ligase subunit beta → MTTATLLVELLTEELPPKALRKLGAAFAEGLAAGLRERGFLTDDSTITPYATPRRLAVTISAVRKQSLPKAIERKLMPVKVGLDPEGKPTPALTKKLASFGLAELAVEQMERRLDRKTETLFYRDLAAGAPLRASLEGALQDAIEELPIPKVMSYQDADGNPTQFVRPAHKLVALLGSEVEPVTALGLIAYRTTLGHRFLSTGDIPIRDAGCYAETLRTEGRVISSFDERRAMIKAALTTAANGERIIQSDALLDEVTALVEWPAIYRGEFDATFLRVPQECLILSMQQHQKYFPLADADGTLQNRFLIVSNLPTDEPGEIVRGNERVLRARLSDAKFFFDQDRKTRLDARVSRLANVVYNRKLGSQLDRVERLEKLAVLIAGRINADPLLAGRSAQLSKADLLTDMVGEFPELQGVMGRYYALADGEPAQVADAIECHYRPKFSGDALPPDRVSISVALADKLEALAGLFGIGQQPGGDKDPFALRRHALGIVRILVEGKLEVALDEIVAAAFSVFPNGMLTDARVDLESFIFERLRGYLRETGYSANEIEAVLCMRPMQLGRVPRQLAAVRAFSALPEAESLAVANKRVVNILKQADARGVSFLNAEAGMLQDAAELALFHALQSAARQAAPLFRSGDFTGYLKTFAVLKSPVDAFFDSVMVMVDDPALRQNRLGLLADLRREMNQVADISKLAA, encoded by the coding sequence ATGACGACCGCAACGCTACTCGTCGAACTGTTGACTGAAGAACTGCCGCCGAAAGCGCTCAGGAAATTGGGCGCCGCTTTCGCGGAAGGTCTTGCGGCCGGATTGAGAGAGCGCGGGTTCCTGACCGATGATTCGACAATCACGCCTTATGCGACACCGCGCCGGCTGGCGGTCACGATCAGCGCAGTCCGCAAGCAATCCTTGCCAAAAGCGATCGAGCGCAAACTGATGCCGGTCAAGGTAGGACTCGATCCCGAAGGCAAGCCAACGCCAGCGCTGACGAAGAAGCTGGCGAGCTTTGGATTGGCGGAACTCGCTGTAGAACAGATGGAGCGCCGGCTCGACAGAAAAACGGAAACGCTGTTCTACCGGGACCTGGCAGCCGGCGCCCCGCTGCGCGCTTCGCTCGAAGGCGCGCTGCAGGACGCGATCGAAGAGTTGCCGATTCCCAAAGTGATGTCGTATCAGGACGCCGATGGCAATCCGACACAGTTCGTCCGTCCGGCGCACAAGCTGGTTGCTTTGCTGGGAAGCGAAGTCGAGCCAGTAACAGCGCTGGGCCTGATCGCTTACCGGACGACGCTCGGGCATCGCTTTTTGAGCACAGGCGACATTCCGATCAGGGATGCCGGTTGCTATGCCGAAACGCTGCGGACAGAAGGCCGCGTCATCTCCAGCTTCGACGAGCGCCGCGCCATGATCAAAGCCGCATTGACCACGGCGGCGAACGGCGAGCGCATTATTCAGTCGGACGCCTTACTCGACGAAGTCACGGCGCTGGTCGAGTGGCCGGCGATTTATCGCGGTGAATTCGACGCCACGTTTTTGCGCGTGCCGCAGGAGTGCCTGATCCTGTCGATGCAGCAGCATCAGAAATATTTTCCGCTGGCCGATGCGGACGGCACATTGCAGAACCGCTTTCTGATCGTCAGCAATTTGCCGACGGATGAACCCGGCGAAATCGTGCGCGGCAACGAGCGCGTGCTGCGCGCGCGCTTGTCGGACGCGAAGTTTTTTTTCGATCAGGACCGCAAAACGCGGCTCGACGCGCGCGTATCCAGACTGGCGAACGTTGTTTATAACCGCAAGCTGGGCAGCCAGCTCGATCGCGTCGAACGGCTGGAGAAGCTGGCGGTCCTGATCGCAGGCAGGATAAACGCGGATCCGCTGCTGGCTGGACGCTCGGCCCAGCTGAGCAAGGCTGATCTTTTAACCGACATGGTCGGCGAGTTCCCCGAACTGCAGGGCGTCATGGGGCGCTACTATGCGCTGGCCGACGGCGAACCGGCGCAAGTCGCCGACGCAATCGAATGTCACTACCGGCCGAAATTCTCCGGGGACGCGCTGCCGCCAGACCGCGTTTCGATCAGCGTCGCACTCGCCGACAAGCTGGAAGCGCTGGCCGGGTTGTTCGGCATCGGCCAACAGCCCGGCGGCGACAAGGATCCGTTCGCATTGCGCCGTCACGCGCTCGGTATCGTTCGCATTCTGGTCGAGGGCAAGCTCGAAGTTGCGCTCGACGAGATCGTCGCCGCCGCGTTCTCGGTGTTTCCGAATGGCATGTTGACCGATGCGCGCGTTGATCTCGAAAGCTTTATTTTCGAGCGCCTGCGCGGCTATCTGCGCGAGACCGGCTACAGCGCGAACGAAATCGAAGCCGTGCTGTGCATGCGGCCGATGCAGCTCGGCCGTGTTCCGCGGCAGCTTGCGGCGGTTCGCGCTTTCAGCGCGCTGCCGGAAGCGGAAAGTCTGGCCGTCGCCAACAAGCGCGTCGTCAACATCCTGAAGCAGGCGGACGCCAGGGGCGTTTCGTTCCTGAACGCGGAGGCGGGCATGCTGCAGGATGCAGCCGAGCTTGCCTTGTTCCACGCACTGCAGTCGGCTGCTCGCCAGGCCGCCCCGTTATTCAGGAGCGGCGACTTTACCGGGTATCTGAAAACGTTCGCCGTTCTCAAATCCCCGGTAGATGCATTCTTCGATTCGGTCATGGTGATGGTGGATGACCCGGCGCTGCGGCAAAATCGCCTCGGCCTGCTCGCCGACTTGCGGCGGGAAATGAACCAGGTCGCGGACATCTCCAAACTCGCGGCATGA
- the lysA gene encoding diaminopimelate decarboxylase — protein sequence MEYFPRLGGRLHAESVALSEIAEQFGTPCYVYSRAALTDAYRSYDVAFDRRHLICYAVKANPNLAILNLLARLGSGFDVVSGGELQRVIAAGGDPGKTVFSGVGKSADEMRFALEAGILCFNVESKGELLRLDRIAGEAGRTARVSIRVNPDVDARTHPYIATGLKQNKFGVAYADALPLYRMAAASPNLHVTGIDCHIGSQLTEIAPFVAAFEKILALLDRLTSEKIRISHLDLGGGLGIRYRDELPPSIDEYARDVIATLGARDQSIVLEPGRSLVGNAGLLLTRVEYLKHGEDKNFAVVDAAMNDLLRPALYDAWHDIVPVEETAASRRRYDVVGPVCESADFFARERELELNEGELLAVLSAGAYGMSMSSNYNTRPRAAEVMIDGRKVHLIRERETFDQLIAGEKRLPS from the coding sequence GTGGAATATTTTCCTCGCCTCGGCGGCCGGCTTCATGCCGAATCGGTCGCGTTGTCGGAGATCGCGGAACAGTTCGGTACGCCATGCTATGTCTACTCGCGCGCCGCGTTGACGGACGCGTATCGCAGTTACGATGTGGCTTTCGACCGCCGGCATCTGATCTGCTACGCCGTAAAAGCAAATCCGAACCTCGCCATCCTGAATCTGCTCGCCCGCCTCGGCAGCGGATTCGACGTGGTGTCGGGAGGTGAGCTACAGCGCGTCATTGCGGCGGGCGGCGATCCTGGCAAGACCGTATTTTCCGGGGTAGGCAAAAGCGCCGACGAAATGCGCTTTGCGCTCGAAGCCGGCATTCTTTGTTTCAATGTCGAATCGAAAGGCGAGCTTCTTCGTCTCGATCGCATTGCCGGCGAAGCCGGCAGGACGGCCCGTGTCAGTATCCGCGTCAATCCGGACGTCGACGCCCGGACCCACCCGTATATCGCGACCGGCCTGAAGCAGAACAAATTTGGCGTCGCCTATGCTGACGCCTTGCCCCTGTATCGAATGGCGGCAGCCTCGCCCAACCTGCATGTGACCGGGATCGACTGTCATATCGGTTCGCAGCTGACCGAGATCGCACCGTTTGTCGCGGCATTCGAAAAAATCCTGGCGCTGCTGGACCGCCTGACTTCCGAGAAGATTCGAATCTCCCATCTCGATCTCGGTGGCGGCCTGGGCATCCGTTATCGCGACGAGCTGCCCCCGTCGATCGACGAGTACGCACGAGACGTGATTGCTACCCTCGGCGCGCGCGATCAAAGCATAGTGCTTGAACCCGGGCGCTCGCTGGTCGGCAACGCCGGCCTGCTGCTGACGCGCGTCGAGTACCTGAAGCATGGCGAGGATAAAAACTTTGCAGTCGTCGACGCCGCAATGAACGATCTGCTGCGGCCCGCGCTCTACGACGCCTGGCACGATATCGTACCCGTCGAGGAAACCGCCGCCAGCCGCCGCCGCTACGATGTTGTCGGGCCGGTTTGCGAGAGCGCCGACTTTTTTGCCCGCGAGCGCGAGCTCGAGCTGAACGAAGGAGAGCTGCTCGCCGTGTTATCGGCGGGCGCTTACGGGATGAGCATGAGCTCGAACTACAACACTCGCCCACGTGCAGCCGAGGTCATGATCGATGGCAGGAAGGTTCATCTGATTCGTGAACGCGAAACGTTCGATCAACTCATTGCCGGAGAAAAGCGGCTGCCATCGTGA
- the gmhB gene encoding D-glycero-beta-D-manno-heptose 1,7-bisphosphate 7-phosphatase, whose product MKLAILDRDGVINYDSARFIKNPEEWKPIPGSLEAIARLNQAGWRVVVATNQSGIGRGLFDMAALNAMNSKMHRMLGQVGGRIDALFYCPHAAEECCACRKPDLGLYQDISRRFNVSLVGVPCIGDSLRDLQAAAAVEALPILVLTGKGQKTLHEEPKPANTQVYADLAEAVSAITAR is encoded by the coding sequence ATGAAACTTGCCATCCTCGATCGCGACGGCGTCATCAATTACGACAGCGCGCGTTTCATCAAGAACCCCGAAGAGTGGAAGCCGATTCCCGGCAGCCTTGAAGCGATCGCGCGTTTGAACCAGGCGGGTTGGCGCGTCGTGGTCGCGACCAATCAGTCGGGAATCGGCCGCGGCTTGTTCGACATGGCGGCGCTGAACGCAATGAACAGCAAGATGCATCGCATGCTGGGCCAGGTTGGAGGGCGTATCGACGCCTTGTTCTATTGTCCGCACGCGGCGGAAGAGTGTTGCGCGTGCCGCAAGCCCGATCTGGGCTTGTACCAGGATATTTCGCGCCGCTTCAACGTCAGCCTCGTCGGCGTCCCTTGCATCGGCGATTCGCTGCGCGACCTGCAGGCGGCGGCGGCCGTGGAAGCGTTGCCGATTCTGGTCTTGACCGGCAAAGGGCAAAAGACCTTGCACGAAGAACCCAAACCCGCCAATACCCAGGTCTACGCGGATCTCGCGGAAGCCGTATCCGCGATCACCGCCCGTTGA
- a CDS encoding 1-acyl-sn-glycerol-3-phosphate acyltransferase — translation MVVVRSTVFALVQIILTPIFAIAALLSFPFDALARYRIITLWSRLIIAAAKSICGVRYRVEGLHHLPATPAIIVSKHQSAWETLAFQVIFPPQVWVLKKYLLRIPFFGWGLAMMNPIAIDRGSGLRALRQMREQGSQRLRDGFWIVIFPEGTRVAPGDKARYQIGGAWLAVETGTPIVPVALNSGELWGRRAFLKYPGEITVKIGAPIVPAGLKAEALNRGIEEWIDSAMRTISGTARDG, via the coding sequence CTGGTCGTCGTCCGATCGACAGTGTTTGCGCTGGTGCAGATCATCCTGACCCCGATTTTCGCGATCGCGGCGCTTTTGAGCTTTCCGTTCGACGCGCTCGCCCGCTATCGGATCATTACCTTGTGGTCGCGGCTGATCATCGCGGCGGCAAAATCCATTTGCGGCGTGCGCTACCGGGTCGAAGGCCTGCACCACCTTCCTGCTACGCCGGCGATTATTGTGTCCAAGCACCAATCGGCGTGGGAGACGCTCGCATTCCAGGTGATTTTTCCGCCGCAGGTCTGGGTGTTGAAAAAATATCTGTTGCGGATTCCGTTTTTTGGCTGGGGCCTGGCGATGATGAATCCGATCGCGATCGATCGCGGTTCGGGGTTGCGCGCGCTGCGGCAGATGCGCGAGCAGGGCAGTCAACGGTTGCGCGACGGTTTCTGGATTGTCATTTTTCCAGAAGGGACGCGGGTCGCGCCCGGGGACAAGGCCAGGTATCAGATTGGCGGCGCCTGGCTCGCTGTCGAAACCGGAACGCCGATTGTGCCGGTTGCGCTCAATTCCGGAGAGCTGTGGGGCCGGCGCGCGTTCCTCAAATATCCGGGCGAGATCACCGTGAAGATCGGCGCGCCGATCGTGCCGGCCGGTTTGAAGGCCGAGGCGCTGAATCGCGGAATCGAAGAATGGATAGACTCCGCAATGCGCACGATTTCGGGAACCGCCCGCGATGGCTAG